Proteins from a genomic interval of Kitasatospora kifunensis:
- a CDS encoding NADP-dependent oxidoreductase — MAEQPVPATAREWHLKARPNGWPVPSDAALVEAPVRAPEPGEILVRNAFLSVDPYMRGRMNDTKSYVPPFQLDRPMDGGAVGYVVASAAEGFEVGDAVLHGQGWREYATVQAAHSVKVDPQRAPLSYYLGVLGMPGLTAYAGLVEVAGIKPGDAVFVSGAAGAVGSLVGQIARLKGASRVVGSAGSAAKVAKLVEEYGFDAAFDYKQGPVAEQLAKAAPEGIDVYFDNVGGDHLEAAIGALKLHGCAVLCGAIAQYNETAPPVGPRNLALAIGKRLRLQGMLVGDHAALQPQFVTEVAGWLADGSLKYDETVVDGVEHMMDAFLGLMQGENTGKMVVRLAS, encoded by the coding sequence ATGGCTGAGCAGCCCGTACCCGCCACCGCCCGCGAGTGGCACCTCAAGGCCCGACCCAACGGCTGGCCGGTGCCCTCCGACGCCGCCCTGGTCGAGGCCCCGGTCCGCGCGCCGGAGCCGGGCGAGATCCTGGTGCGCAACGCCTTCCTCTCGGTCGACCCGTACATGCGCGGGCGGATGAACGACACCAAGTCCTACGTCCCGCCGTTCCAGCTGGACCGGCCGATGGACGGCGGCGCTGTGGGCTACGTGGTGGCCTCCGCCGCCGAGGGCTTCGAGGTCGGCGACGCGGTGCTGCACGGCCAGGGATGGCGCGAGTACGCCACCGTCCAGGCAGCGCACTCGGTGAAGGTGGACCCGCAGCGGGCGCCGCTCTCGTACTACCTCGGCGTGCTCGGCATGCCTGGCCTGACCGCTTACGCGGGCCTGGTCGAGGTGGCCGGGATCAAGCCGGGGGACGCGGTCTTCGTCTCCGGCGCGGCCGGCGCGGTCGGCTCGCTGGTCGGTCAGATCGCCCGGCTCAAGGGTGCCTCCCGGGTGGTCGGTTCGGCCGGCTCGGCGGCCAAGGTGGCCAAGCTGGTGGAGGAGTACGGCTTCGACGCCGCCTTCGACTACAAGCAGGGCCCGGTCGCCGAGCAGCTCGCCAAGGCCGCGCCCGAGGGCATCGACGTCTACTTCGACAACGTCGGCGGTGACCACCTGGAGGCCGCGATCGGCGCGCTCAAGCTGCACGGTTGCGCGGTGCTCTGCGGGGCGATCGCCCAGTACAACGAGACCGCCCCGCCGGTGGGACCGCGCAACCTGGCGCTGGCGATCGGCAAGCGGCTGCGGCTGCAGGGCATGCTGGTGGGCGACCACGCCGCGCTGCAGCCGCAGTTCGTGACCGAGGTGGCCGGCTGGCTGGCGGACGGCAGCCTGAAGTACGACGAGACGGTGGTGGACGGCGTGGAGCACATGATGGACGCCTTCCTCGGCCTGATGCAGGGGGAGAACACCGGCAAGATGGTCGTCCGCCTCGCCTCCTGA